Genomic window (Granulicella arctica):
TTTGCCGCGTCTTTTACTGCATTGTCGTTGGTGCCCGTTCCTGTGTCCCACTTCGTCCAGAGCTGTTCGAGATTGGCCTGAGTCTCAGCCATCTTTCCATCGAACGTCTGCTTAGCGGCGAGCAGGTCTTTTCGAAGCTGCGGGTCGTCCTCGCCCATCTTCTTCGCCATACGCATCTCTTCGAGCTGCATGTTGAGTTCGAAGGCCTCTTCGAGAAGGTCCGGCGGAACGATCTGTTTCTTGGCGACCCCGCTGGTGCGAGCGGCTTCCGTTGCTGCTTTTGATTGCTCCTCAAGCTCGACGCCTTCGAGGGTGAGAAGATACTGCGTCCTCAGAATCGGATCTTTGAGCGTGCGGTAGGCATCGTTGAGGAGGGAGCTTTGCGCGAGCGCCGCCTCCTGCTCCGCTGCGGGTTTTGCGGCGAAGCGGTCGGGATGGAGCTTGCGGCTCAGCGCGTAAAAGCTCTGCTCAAGAGCAGGGACATCGAGCGTGAGCTTCCGGGGAAGCGAGAAGAAAGTAAAAAAGTCCATAGAAGGCGGGTCGACTAGGTGGAGAATGAGGATCCGCAGCCGCAGCTCTTGGTAGATTGCGGGTTGATGAAGTTGAAGCCCTGGCGCATCAGGGTCTCCTCAAAGTCGAGAACCATGCCCGTGAGATAGATAAAGCTCTTGGGGTCTACAAAGATGCGAATTGGCTGGATGACTGCGTCGTCAAAGGTGAAGGTGCGATCGCGTTCCCGAGCCTTCGAATCGAAGCGAATGTTGTAGCTGAGACCGGAGCAGCCGCCACCCTGAATGCCGAGACGCAGGCCACCCTCTTCGGGCGAAACATTCTCCTTGGCCATGGCGGCGCGGATGCGCTTCAACGCCTTCGGGGTCAGGCGCACACCCTTTGCCGCTGCCTCTTCCGAGAGGCCATTGGGGTTGAGCAGCGTTATGCCGACGAGCGGATTGGCCGCCTCGATTGCCGGAGCACTCATGGAGTTGCTGGTCGTCGCGTTAATTTGGACGGAAGACATAGATATAGGATGCACCTGTCTGACGGATGATGCGAGGACAGTCAGGCAGTCTGCGTGACCTGCCGAGCAGACGTTGCACCAGAGCGTCTCAACCAGTTTAGCAGCGGCCGCTCGACAACTACGTGTAAAAGGCTGCCCGCACCTGTTCCGGCGAGAAGCAGCATCAGCATCCAGAGACCGACGGGGAGGTGGAGATGCGCGTCGAGGCGAAAGCAGAGATGCGCCAGGTGCGAGATCACCGGATAGTGAATGAGGTAGATCGCGTACGAGGCGTCTCCCAGAAATACGAGCCACCGCGGGATGGAAAGACGTTGGAATCGCTCCATCTCCGACGCCCCGAGCAGAGCGAGCATGCTGCCAAAGCCGGAAACCATGTAGGTTCGGGGGGTGAGAGATCCTATCTGTCCGGAATAAGCGACCGCAGCACAGAAAAGGAAGGTCCCGGCGAGCAACATCAGCCGAGGAACGGGGACTTGCTTCTTCTGGAGAAGCCATGCAGCAAACATGCCAAAGCCAAATAACAGATGGATCGCAGGAAAGGTCGCGGAGGTTTGTGCGCCGTCTTTGAAAAGACTTACAAGTGAGGCGCAGAACCAGAGGGTGAGCAGAAAGACGCCGATCCGTCTGTTGATCAGAAGCGTGGCAAAGACGGCATAAAAGGCCATTTCGTGGAAGAGCGTCCACGCAACGACAAGGTTCGTTTCAGTCGAATGAATGTGGATGAGGAGGATGCTGGAGAGGACCACGTACGGGTCGCGATGGAAAGGAAACTGCAGGTCGGCGTGCGTCAACTGGCCGCACAGGACGAGGGCAAGAACGAGCCAGTAGATCGGGTAGATTCGGAGGACACGCTTCGTCGCATACGACCAAACAGTGGCCGCGTCGCCGATATCGTGCCAGTGGGCCGTAAGGATGACAATGCCGCTCAACACAAAGAAGAAGGCGACACCAAGCGACGTACCCATGAGCCAGCGGCCAATTTGGGGATAGCTCCAGAGGCGGGGTTCCCCACCGACGAAGCTGGAAACGTGATGGAGCACCACCAGAAGAGCCGCAATGGCGCGTCCCGCCTGCAGTACGGCATAGTTGCGACGCTGCCTGGATTGCGCAAAGGATGTCATCCGACGCGATGCTATCAGCGCACGAGCGGCGATGGTGTCATCAGATTGTCATGATCATTCACGAGGAGGCGCCACAAACACCTCACCGTCGACAGATATCTGTCGACGGTGAGGTTTGCTGCCTGCTGCTCAAAAATTAGTGAGCAGCGGAAACTGCGACGCCTTCTGCTTCAGCTACGTTGTTTTTCTTCTTCCAGTCGCCGATCGCGGCGCGGATCGCATCTTCTGCGAGAACCGAGCAGTGAATCTTGACTGGTGGGAGGGCGAGTTCCTTGACGATGTCGGTGTTCGTAATCGTCAGAGCCTCGGCGATGGTCTTGCCCTTTACCCACTCAGTTGCGAGCGAGCTGGAGGCGATGGCCGAACCACAGCCAAAGGTCTTGAACTTGGCATCCTCGATGACTTGGGTCTCAGGATTCACGCGGATCTGGAGACGCATGACGTCGCCGCACTCCGGTGCGCCAACGAGGCCAGTTCCGACTTCGTCCGACCCCTTGTCCAATGTGCCGACGTTGCGGGGATTTTCGTAATGATCTACTACCTTGTCGCTGTATGCCATGGTGTTCTCCTTGAACTTGATGCTGATTCTATAGAACTGAAATGAATAGGAACTTAGTGGGCGGCCCACTCGATCTTCGTGAGGTCGATACCTTCCTTGACCATCTCGTACAGCGGAGACAGTTCGCGGAGCTTCAGAACAACATCGATCACCTTGTCGGATACGTAATCGACTTCAGCCTTGTTGTTGAAACGGCCGAGACCGAAGCGGATCGAGCTATGCGCTACATCGTCGCCAAGGCCAAGGGCCTTGAGGACATAGCTTGGCTCGAGGGTGGCCGAGGTGCAGGCCGAACCGGACGAGACAGCGATGTCATTGATGCCCATCAACAGGCTCTCACCCTCGACATAGACGAAGCTCATGTTGAGGTTGCCGGGAAGGTGGTGATCCATGTTGCCGTTGACGTGGACGTAGTCGAGAGCCTTTTCAAACTTCGCCTTCATGTACTCGCGAAGCTCGATGAGACGTTTGGACTCAGCTTCCATCTCCTGTCCGGCGATCTCGCAGGCTGCGCCAAGTCCGACGATGCCCGGGACGTTGAGGGTGCCGGAGCGCATACCGCGCTCGTGACCGCCACCATCGATCTGCGCCTGGATCTGGACGCGGGGGTTACGGCGACGGACATACAGTGCGCCAACACCCTTCGGGCCGTAGATCTTATGGGCAGTCAGCGAAAGAACGTCGATGTTGTCGGTCTGGACGTTGACGGGGATCTTGCCAACCGCCTGCACAGCGTCAGAGTGGAAGATCACACCCTTCTCGTGGCAAAGCTTGCCGATCTCGGCCATGGGCTGAACCACGCCGATCTCGTTGTTGGCATACATGATGCTGACGAGGATCGTCTGATCGTCCATCGCGCGCTTCAGGTCTTCGATGTCGATGAGACCATCTGCCTGCACCGGAAGATAGGTGACGCGGTAGCCGTTCTTCTCGAGACGCTTGCAGGTGTCGAGAACCGCCTTGTGCTCGGTCGCCTGGGTGATGATGTGATTGCCGCGCTCGCGGTACATCTCTGCAATGCCCTTGATCGCGAGATTGTTCGACTCCGTAGCGCCGGAGGTGAAGATGATCTCCTTCGCGGTAGCGCCGATCAGCTTGGCGATCTGCTCGCGGGACTTTTCGACAGCCTGCTCTGCTTCCCAGCCAAAGGCATGGTTGCGGCTTGCTGCGTTACCGAATTTGCCGGTGAAGTACGGCAGCATGGCTTCGAGGACGCGGGGGTCCATCTGCGTCGTGGCGTGATTGTCCATATATAGGGGCAGCGTGACGCCCGCTGGCAATGGCTTTGCCGACTCGCTGATGATGACGCCATTGTTGGCCATGTCGTTGAAGCTGCCGTTGTTGCTGATCTCATTGCTCATGTCGAACTCCTCAAAATTGAAACTGAACTCTGTTGGCCGGAAGATTCTCGGCTAGACTGCGATGCTTACAAGACCGCCTGCAACTGCAGCGCTCCCAAACTCTGCCGGGTCGATCAAATCTCCGATGCGGATGCCGTTCAGCAGGTCCTTAATGCTGTCGTTCACTTTACGCAACGGTTCTTTGATGGTGCAGTGACCCGCAAGGTCGCATGTTCCGTGAATCGTAATGCAGCTTGTAATAAAAAGTGGGCCGTCGATTGCGCGGATTACTTCAAATGCGGTGATACCAAGCGCCGGCCTCGAAAGCGCATAACCACCATTGCTTCCCGCGTGCGAGACCAGGAGACCTGCCTTTGCAAGGGTCTGCAGAATCTTTGCCAGAAGCTGCGGCGGGATATGGTAGGCCTCGGCGATATCCTTGGCACTCCGCGCAGGCGCCTGTGGAGTTAACAATTGCTGCTCCGCCAGGTACTTGAGCGCCATGAGACCGTAGTCGGCTTTTTTGGTCAGACGCAGCATAGTTATCCCTGGTGAATACAACTGTGACCGACTAAATCGGTCTTAGATAGTGTACGGCTGGGCATTAGCAGATGCAACCGGCATCGCAGTCTGCCCAGATCAGTGCATAAATAACGGTGCAGATCGTGCTTTTACTAGAATCTGCATTGACAACCGCTCTGGACGCGGGCAAAATCCTTAGCATTCTCACTCGTTTCCCATGACAAACCCTTGCAAACATCCCCAGGTTCGTGTCGTCGCCCGCGAGGACGATGTCGAGTTCGTTGAGTGTCAGACATGCCGTGAGGTCTTCGATTCGGCCGAATATCTCGATATGGCGATCGAGGAGGAGCAGCTCGCCGTTGGCGCGGACGAAGAGGGCTTGGCAGTGTCCCGCAAGCCGGCGCGCGGAAGGCGTTAGACCGGGCGCTCCGCAGGACGTTCTGCGGCCACGATGGGTCCTTCCATAACAACCGGCGTCGTCACCGCGTGCGCCGGAGCACTGAGGCGCCGAACGATAATCCAGGCATACTGGGCTGCGGATAAGGGTGCCAGAAAGGCAATCGATCGCACAAGCACCTCGCGGAGCATGCCAAGCGGCATCGCTGGAGCGACCTTCGCGAGAAGAATGATGACCAGCGTCACGATCTGGATGAAGGTGTTGAGCTTGCCGAAGAAGCTTGGGCGGAAGTTTCGCAGGGTGCCGGTCGCGAAGAGCAGGGTGGCGATCAACAGGATGCCTAGGTCGCGACTGAAGACCAGAACCGTGACGTAGCGCGGGATGAGGCCGACATGGGTCAGCACGATGAAGAGCGTGCTGAGCAGAAGCTTGTCGGCGATGGGGTCGAGATACTGCCCCAGTGTGGTGTGCTGGCTCAGCCAGCGAGCAAGAATGCCGTCCATGCCATCGCTTATGCCCGCCAGAATAAAGAGAGCGAACGCCATGCGATAGTGGCTATCCAGTATCTCAATGACGAGAAATGGGATGATGAAGAGGCGAAGTAGCGTCAGCAGGTTAGGCGCGGCTCGGAATTGAGTAAGAAAAGACATTGCTTGCAGTACCGTCATCGTAGCGCAACGGAAAGAAAACTGTGATGGAGTTTGCCGTGCCGGGCTATTCCATTTAGACTGATTAGACGCACGCAGGCGCGTAGCTCAGTTGGTTAGAGCGCTACCTTGACACGGTAGAGGTCAGCGGTTCGAATCCGCTCGTGCCTACCACTCCCACGGCTCTTCTATTATCTGTCGGAAGGCTTGTTCTGCGGGAGTTCTGCGATTCAGGATTGGAGAATCACCATGGCAGCAAAATGCGATCTTTGCGGCAAAGGCCCGCAGTTCGGTAACAACATCTCTCACGCCAACAATACGACCCGCCGTCGCTGGAACGTCAACCTGCAGCCCGTAAAGGCGAAGATTGGCCCAAGCTCCACGAAGCGTCTGCGTGTGTGCACCGGCTGCATCAAGACCGGTAAGGTCGTCAAAGCTTAATTGGTTCTAGTGGGCACGAGAACCCCAGCCGGGTAGCAGACGGCTGGGGCTCTTTGTGTTTCTGGTGGTGCCTTACTGCTTCTCAAAGGCCAGAGACGCGCTATTCATGCAGTAGCGCAGGCCGGTAGGTTTTGGCCCGTCGGGAAAGACGTGGCCAAGGTGAGCTCCGCAGGTCGCACAGGTTACTTCGACCCGACGCATGCCGTGCGCGTTATCTTCATGGGCCTCGATCGCGTCCGGCGAGACCGGTAGCCAGAAGCTCGGCCAGCCGCTTCCCGACTCAAACTTCTTATCCGATGTGAACAGCTCGGCGTTGCAGGCGGCGCAATGGTAGATGCCGTCGTCGTGGTTCTCGTTCAGCGGACCGGAGAAGGCGCGCTCAGTTCCCTTTTGGCGCATGATCTGGAACTGTTCGGGTGTGAGCAGCTCGCGCCACTCTGCCTCGGTCTTGTGAATCTTCTCTTTCTTCGGTGCATTCTGCTCGGTGCCTGTCTCTGCCATTCGCTTAAATCTCCTGTCTATTGGATGCCTGGTGGCCGATTACGCTTCCTTGGCGATGACTTCGATCTCGACGAGCGCATCCTTCGGCAGACCAACCACAGCAACGGTCGAGCGAGCCGGCGGAATAACGCCTGTGGGAGCGAGATACTTTGCGTAGACCTCATTCATGGCTGCGAAATCGCTCATGGATTTGAGATACACGGTGGTCTTGACGACGTGCACCATGTCGATCCCTGCCTTTGCGAGCACGGCCTTGATATTCTCGAAAACACGCGTCGTCTGCTCAACGATGCCGCCCGGAACCATCTGTCCAGTCGCCGGATCAAGCCCTACCTGGCCGGAGGCGAAGAGCATATCGCCCACGCGAATAGCCTGTGAGTAGGGGCCGATGGCGGCTGGGGCTTCGTTCGTGGCGATTGCGGTCTTGCTTTGAGGTGTCATGCAGGGATTGTCGCCGTTGAAGCGCAGTTTCGCAACTCGATCAGCCGTCCTTCCCCTTGGAAGAAATCCTGATGAATCGTACGAACTCATGACGGCGTGAGTCATCTAACGGGCAGAGGATAGAGACATGGGCTTTATGGATGAGATGGGGTCACTCGTTGGACAGTCCGGCGAGATGGGCGACCGCGCGAAGGTCGCGGGCGGCCTAATGGAGGCCTTGGGGCAGCATCCGGGCGGAATACAAGGCGTCATCGACAGCTTCAGGCAGAATGGCATGGAACAGCACGTCAACGCCTGGGGCTCAGGCGAGCAGCAGACGGCGACGCCAGAACAGGTTCAGCAAGGGCTCGGCGGTACTGGGCTTATCGAACGGACGGCGCAGAATGCAGGCGTCTCACCAGAGGTAGTCCAGATGGCGATGGCGACGATCCTGCCGATGGTCATCCGTCACTTCGCCCCCGGTGGACAAGTTGCACCGCAGGGTGAAGGACAGTTCGGCGGGATGGCACAGCAGCTTCTCAGTCGCTTTCTATAAACAGCACCATTATCGAAATAGGAGATACACGATGGCAGATTTCGAGCAGTTGAAGCAGAAGTACGCACCAGTGATCCAGACGATTCAGAGCTTTCAGGAGTTTGGCGCCACCCTCGAGACGGTGGAGTTGAGTGGCGACAAGCTTCACATTCGCGGAACAGTTCCGTCGAAGGTCTGCGCCGAGCGCGTCTGGGCGGTCATCAAGCAGGTTGATCCCACGTACTCCGATCTATTCCATGAGATCGGGACGACCGGTGGAGAGAAGCAGCCTTACACCATCAAGTCCGGCGATACGCTCTCGCACGTGAGCAAGGTGTTCTACGGTACGCCAAACCAGTACATGCTCATCGTGAAAGAGAACCATCTTCCTGATCCAAACAACGTCAAGATCGGCACGACTCTCCAGGTACCAGTCAAGGCATAGCGCAACAGCCGATCACTCGAAACGGGTGATCGGCATTCGTCGCCACTCTTCAGAAGCAACCTTGAGCCATCTTCGAGATGGAGTACCAATAGCACGACTCTTCTAAGCTGGATAACTTCTGATCCTTCATTCGAGGGGTTGTTCAATCAGGCTCTTGCGTGCGACCCATGCGTGGCAGCAACATGGACAGTACATGCCCAGCCAAGTAACGAGGCGCAACACGCCTGCGCAAGTGCTCTTCGCCAGTCTCGTCGGTACGACCGTCGAGTTCTTCGACTTCTACATCTACGCGACAGCAGCGGTAATCGTCTTCCCCAAGTTGTTTTTCCCGACGACCGATGCCACAGCCGCAACGCTAGCCTCGTTGGCTACGTTTGCAATCGCGTTTATTGCACGTCCTATTGGTTCAGCGCTTTTCGGTCATTTTGGCGACCGGATCGGCAGGAAGGCGACGCTGGTGCTCGCGCTTTCAACGATGGGCCTGTCCACCTTTGCCATTGGGGTTCTGCCGACATACAAGAGCGTGGGCGTACTCGCGTCGGTGCTGCTGGCGCTTTGTCGGTTCGGCCAGGGAGTTGGCCTGGGCGGCGAATGGGGCGGTGCTGTCCTACTGGCGACGGAGAATGCACCGCCCGGCAAGCGTGCATGGTATGGCATGTTTCCGCAGTTGGGCGCACCGCTCGGATTCTTCTTTTCGAGCGCGATCTTTCTTATGCTTTCCCGGTGGCTGAGTGCAGCACAGTTCCTAAGCTTCGGCTGGCGGCTACCCTTCCTCGCAAGCGGAGTGCTGGTTTTGCTCGGGCTTTACGTGCGTCTAACCATCACGGAGACGCCGGTGTTTGCGGCTGCCATGAAGCGCGGCGAAGCAGTGAAGGCACCGATCCTCTCCGTATTTCGGAACCACTTTGGCGTCCTCGTTGCGGGGACGCTCACCTGTCTTGCGACCTTCGTTCTCTTCTACCTCATGATCGTTTTTACGCTGAGTTGGGCGACCTCTGCGCTGCACTATGCGAAGAGTGAGTTTCTGGAGATGCAACTGGTCGGCGTGGTGTTCTTCGCGTTGATGATCCCTGTGGCAGCGTTGCTTGCGGAACGAGGACGCAAGCCAGTGATGATCGCGATCAGCGCTGGTATCGGCATCTTCGGGCTCTTCTTCGCTCGCCTGTTTCAGGCCGGCCCCGGCGGTGCATTGGCTATGTTGATCATAGGATTGTCACTGATGGGTCTTACCTACGGACCGCTTGGAACATTGCTTTCGGAACTCTTTCCAACAGCCGTTCGCTACACCGGCAGTTCGCTCGCCTTTAGTCTTGCGGGCATTCTCGGCGCATCGCTGACGCCATATCTAGCGACGAAGCTTGCGACCGCATTTGGGCTACAGTATGTCGGGTACTATCTGAGCGCGGCGGCGGTGCTTACCATTCTTGGACTCCTCGCGATCCGGGAGACAAAGGATGAAGACTTTGCTTCCGTCGTTGAAGTGCCCTAACTCCCTCAGATGAGAAAAGAGTTCGACCAGTCCGTTACAGTGCCACGACCACGCATGCCTCCGACTGCAATAAACATGCGGAGCGATGCGGCTGTTCGTCATTCCAGGAGCCTGCTTGCGTTCGCGACCCTGACAATTAACGCGAGCAGTTCCAGAGTTATGCCAATGAGCTAGCTCTTTAAACTGCAGGTCGTACCGTTATGTTCCGGCGTAAAACGAAGTTCCTCTAAAAATGTTCCGAAGAATGTTGCTTAATATCTTTTGACACCCCCTGCACCGTACTGTAAGTTCACATCCACAACTACATTTTTCCTCTTAAATACTAAGTTCGGTGTTTGTCGTGCTCCTTCTGTTTCTTCTTGAAACGGTTTTCGACTCTGCGTCTGTTCTCTACTAAGTTCTCCGAGGCTCTTCCATGATTGAGTTACCCCGCAAACTAGCGAGCGTGTGCCTGCTCGCAGCGATCACCTTGTCCCCTTTTCTCCAAGTCAGCCTTAACGCGCAAATGTCTTCTTTGGGGGGCATCGCCGCGTCAGGAAAAAGTCAGGGTGCGGGTGTCGCTCCCCGCGTTGTTGAGAAGATTAATGAGAGCCACATGATGTCCCTGGCGGGGCATGTGCGTCCTTTCCTCAAAAAAGCTGTGGACCGCGGGCAGGTAGACGGAAGCCAGCAACTTGGCGCAATCATGTTGATGCTGTCGCGTACGCCGCAGCAACAGGCAGCGCTCGATTCATATGTCGATCAACTGCACAATCGCAATTCACCGAACTTCCACAATTGGCTCACGCCTGCTGAATTCGGCGCTCGCTACCAGCCTGCGGATGAGGATGTGGCCGCGGTCCGGGCGTGGCTTGTAAGTAAAGGTCTGACGGTTCTCGATGTGGTTCCGTCGAAGACGTACATCTCCTTTACAGGAACGGTCGGCCAGTTGCGGTCGATCTTCAAAGCAGACATCCATCACGTAAGCATCAACGGCGAGGAGCACATGGCGACGGTGAACGAACCGCAGATCCCGGCAGCGCTTGCGCCTGTGATCGGTGGCCTTCACAAGCTCGACGACTTCTCGCCGAAGCCGCTGGTGAAGAACTTCGGCACGTTTACGAAAGACCTGAAAAGTGGCAAGGTGACGTCGGTTGCAGGCACAACGACCGGGCCCACTGCGAACTTGACTGACGCGGAGGGCGGCCACCAGATGGCGCCGCTGGACTTCTACACCATCTATAACGAGAATCCTCTCCTGAGAGGGGGCATTACAGGTGCTGGTCAGACAATCGCCGTGATCGAAGAGGTCCAGGTAGCTCCCGCCGATGTCACGGCTTTCCGCTCGGTCTTCGGATTGCCGACATACCCCGCCACGCCCAATGCAACGGCCGGTGGCGTCAATTACATGATCGGCAGCACGAGCGGTCTTGGCGGCTATGCGTCCTGCTTCTCGCCGGTGACGCAGGCGGCGGGCAAGACGTCGGGAGAGGAGGGCGAAGCTGAC
Coding sequences:
- the iscU gene encoding Fe-S cluster assembly scaffold IscU, translating into MAYSDKVVDHYENPRNVGTLDKGSDEVGTGLVGAPECGDVMRLQIRVNPETQVIEDAKFKTFGCGSAIASSSLATEWVKGKTIAEALTITNTDIVKELALPPVKIHCSVLAEDAIRAAIGDWKKKNNVAEAEGVAVSAAH
- a CDS encoding HesB/IscA family protein; amino-acid sequence: MSSVQINATTSNSMSAPAIEAANPLVGITLLNPNGLSEEAAAKGVRLTPKALKRIRAAMAKENVSPEEGGLRLGIQGGGCSGLSYNIRFDSKARERDRTFTFDDAVIQPIRIFVDPKSFIYLTGMVLDFEETLMRQGFNFINPQSTKSCGCGSSFST
- a CDS encoding CDP-alcohol phosphatidyltransferase family protein — translated: MSFLTQFRAAPNLLTLLRLFIIPFLVIEILDSHYRMAFALFILAGISDGMDGILARWLSQHTTLGQYLDPIADKLLLSTLFIVLTHVGLIPRYVTVLVFSRDLGILLIATLLFATGTLRNFRPSFFGKLNTFIQIVTLVIILLAKVAPAMPLGMLREVLVRSIAFLAPLSAAQYAWIIVRRLSAPAHAVTTPVVMEGPIVAAERPAERPV
- the hscB gene encoding Fe-S protein assembly co-chaperone HscB produces the protein MDFFTFFSLPRKLTLDVPALEQSFYALSRKLHPDRFAAKPAAEQEAALAQSSLLNDAYRTLKDPILRTQYLLTLEGVELEEQSKAATEAARTSGVAKKQIVPPDLLEEAFELNMQLEEMRMAKKMGEDDPQLRKDLLAAKQTFDGKMAETQANLEQLWTKWDTGTGTNDNAVKDAAKDAMVALLNRRSYLRNLVRDVNEALD
- a CDS encoding RidA family protein: MTPQSKTAIATNEAPAAIGPYSQAIRVGDMLFASGQVGLDPATGQMVPGGIVEQTTRVFENIKAVLAKAGIDMVHVVKTTVYLKSMSDFAAMNEVYAKYLAPTGVIPPARSTVAVVGLPKDALVEIEVIAKEA
- a CDS encoding LysM peptidoglycan-binding domain-containing protein; the protein is MADFEQLKQKYAPVIQTIQSFQEFGATLETVELSGDKLHIRGTVPSKVCAERVWAVIKQVDPTYSDLFHEIGTTGGEKQPYTIKSGDTLSHVSKVFYGTPNQYMLIVKENHLPDPNNVKIGTTLQVPVKA
- a CDS encoding MFS transporter, which gives rise to MPSQVTRRNTPAQVLFASLVGTTVEFFDFYIYATAAVIVFPKLFFPTTDATAATLASLATFAIAFIARPIGSALFGHFGDRIGRKATLVLALSTMGLSTFAIGVLPTYKSVGVLASVLLALCRFGQGVGLGGEWGGAVLLATENAPPGKRAWYGMFPQLGAPLGFFFSSAIFLMLSRWLSAAQFLSFGWRLPFLASGVLVLLGLYVRLTITETPVFAAAMKRGEAVKAPILSVFRNHFGVLVAGTLTCLATFVLFYLMIVFTLSWATSALHYAKSEFLEMQLVGVVFFALMIPVAALLAERGRKPVMIAISAGIGIFGLFFARLFQAGPGGALAMLIIGLSLMGLTYGPLGTLLSELFPTAVRYTGSSLAFSLAGILGASLTPYLATKLATAFGLQYVGYYLSAAAVLTILGLLAIRETKDEDFASVVEVP
- a CDS encoding YidB family protein, with translation MGFMDEMGSLVGQSGEMGDRAKVAGGLMEALGQHPGGIQGVIDSFRQNGMEQHVNAWGSGEQQTATPEQVQQGLGGTGLIERTAQNAGVSPEVVQMAMATILPMVIRHFAPGGQVAPQGEGQFGGMAQQLLSRFL
- a CDS encoding RrF2 family transcriptional regulator; translation: MLRLTKKADYGLMALKYLAEQQLLTPQAPARSAKDIAEAYHIPPQLLAKILQTLAKAGLLVSHAGSNGGYALSRPALGITAFEVIRAIDGPLFITSCITIHGTCDLAGHCTIKEPLRKVNDSIKDLLNGIRIGDLIDPAEFGSAAVAGGLVSIAV
- a CDS encoding acyltransferase family protein; the protein is MTSFAQSRQRRNYAVLQAGRAIAALLVVLHHVSSFVGGEPRLWSYPQIGRWLMGTSLGVAFFFVLSGIVILTAHWHDIGDAATVWSYATKRVLRIYPIYWLVLALVLCGQLTHADLQFPFHRDPYVVLSSILLIHIHSTETNLVVAWTLFHEMAFYAVFATLLINRRIGVFLLTLWFCASLVSLFKDGAQTSATFPAIHLLFGFGMFAAWLLQKKQVPVPRLMLLAGTFLFCAAVAYSGQIGSLTPRTYMVSGFGSMLALLGASEMERFQRLSIPRWLVFLGDASYAIYLIHYPVISHLAHLCFRLDAHLHLPVGLWMLMLLLAGTGAGSLLHVVVERPLLNWLRRSGATSARQVTQTA
- the rpmB gene encoding 50S ribosomal protein L28, which produces MAAKCDLCGKGPQFGNNISHANNTTRRRWNVNLQPVKAKIGPSSTKRLRVCTGCIKTGKVVKA
- the msrB gene encoding peptide-methionine (R)-S-oxide reductase MsrB; protein product: MAETGTEQNAPKKEKIHKTEAEWRELLTPEQFQIMRQKGTERAFSGPLNENHDDGIYHCAACNAELFTSDKKFESGSGWPSFWLPVSPDAIEAHEDNAHGMRRVEVTCATCGAHLGHVFPDGPKPTGLRYCMNSASLAFEKQ
- a CDS encoding IscS subfamily cysteine desulfurase → MANNGVIISESAKPLPAGVTLPLYMDNHATTQMDPRVLEAMLPYFTGKFGNAASRNHAFGWEAEQAVEKSREQIAKLIGATAKEIIFTSGATESNNLAIKGIAEMYRERGNHIITQATEHKAVLDTCKRLEKNGYRVTYLPVQADGLIDIEDLKRAMDDQTILVSIMYANNEIGVVQPMAEIGKLCHEKGVIFHSDAVQAVGKIPVNVQTDNIDVLSLTAHKIYGPKGVGALYVRRRNPRVQIQAQIDGGGHERGMRSGTLNVPGIVGLGAACEIAGQEMEAESKRLIELREYMKAKFEKALDYVHVNGNMDHHLPGNLNMSFVYVEGESLLMGINDIAVSSGSACTSATLEPSYVLKALGLGDDVAHSSIRFGLGRFNNKAEVDYVSDKVIDVVLKLRELSPLYEMVKEGIDLTKIEWAAH